AGGGCGCGCCAAGGATGAAAGCCAGGACACATAAAGAGATATCCAATTGAAATATAAAATAATATTCTTCAAGAAAAGGCAAAAAGGGGAGCCAAAGCGGTAGCGTTTCAGCTACTATAATACCCAAATATAGATGCTTTATCACTACTGTAGGCGAGACGGTGCGGCTCTCCCGGAGTGACGAGTGACACAAGGAGCATACCGAAGGAGATCGTTTTGCATTGATATCGACAAAACCAATATTTCTCAAGCAATTCATCATTTTTTTGAATTTTACCGCATACTAAGCTTCATGCTATTCACAAAAGCCAAAGATGAATCAGGGCAGACTCTTAAAATCAGGAGAAAAGGAAAAATGGATTCGATCAAGCGCTTTTTTGCCAGCCGGTGGGGAATCATCAGCGTGGGTGCATTCATCGGGGTATTCGCTTCCTTGCTCCAAAAATGGGGGAACCCGGGGAACATGGGCATCTGCGTGGCATGTTTCGAACGCGATATGGCCGGCGCGCTGGGGCTTCACCGTGCGGAGGTAGTGCAATATCTGAGGCCTGAAATCATTGGCTTCGTTTTGGGATCGCTGATTGCTGCCTATCTTTTCAAAGAGTTTCGCCCGCGCGCCGGTTCCGCCCCTATCGTGCGCTTTATTCTCGGCGCCTTTGCCATGATCGGTGCGCTGGTTTTCCTGGGCTGCCCCTGGCGGGCCGTGCTGCGCCTGGCCGGAGGGGACGGCAACGCCATATTCGGACTGGCAGGTCTTGTCTGCGGTATCTGGATCGGGGCACTCTTTCTGAAAAACGGATACAACCTGGGACGCACCCAGGCCACCTATACGTCGGTGGGCTGGCTGCTGCCGCTGACAATGGTGGGATTTCTCGTATTGATGCTGCTCTATCCTCAAGTTGAGGGAGAGGCCAAAAGCGGGGTTCTCTTCTACAGCCTGAAAGGACCCGGTGCCATGCACGCTCCGCTGGCCGTATCGTTGGGGGTCGGGCTGGCGATCGGTTTTCTGGCCCAACGCAGCCGTTTTTGCACCATGGGAGCCTTGCGTGACCTCATTTTATTCCGCCAGACCCATCTGTTGAGCGGCTTTTTGGCTCTGCTGACATTCGCCTTCGTCACCAACCTGATCGTCGGTCAATTCAAACCCGGATTCGAGGGGCAACCCGTGGCCCACACCCAAGAGCTATGGAACTTCGCGGGCATGGCGCTTGCTGGACTCGCCTTCGCTCTTGCCGGCGGATGCCCGGGCCGCCAGCTCTTTCTGGCGGGAGAAGGCGACGGCGATTCGGCCGTGTTTGTTTTCGGCATGATCGTTGGCGCCGCTTTCGCGCATAATTTCGGACTGGCCAGCTCGCCCTCGGGCGTTGGACCGCATGGCATCGCTGCGGTGATAGTGGGCCTGGCCGTATGCCTTTTCATTGGCTTTACGATGCGCAAAACAGCGAAATAAGGAGCGGTAAAATGGCACTTACAGTTGATGCCAGAGGGCTTTCATGTCCGCAACCGGTGCTGATGACCCTGGATGCAATCAAATCCGGATCGGATACGGAAATCATCGTTCTGGTGGACACCGATACCTCGAAGGAAAACGTCACCCGGGCCGCCAACAGCAAGGGCTGGAGCGTTACGGGCATTCAGCCCGACGGTGAGGGCTACAAGCTGACCCTCAAAAAGGAATAACGGTGGCGCTCTTTTCACGCTTCAAGAAAAAATCGAAACCCGCACCGCTGGTTGCGGCCGAGGCAGATCGACAGCAGGCAGATCGCGGGATCCTTATTTTTGAGAACACCAGCGAAGTGATCCAGGCTGAAAAGCTCCTCAAATCGGCAGGCTGGCAGGTTCGGGTCATGGGCCCGCCGGCCGAAATTCAGCGCGGCTGCGACCTTGTCATCGAGTTTCCCCTGATGGAGAAGCTCAATATCAAACGCATGCTTGAATCAGCCGGTATTCCCCCTCTGGAAACAGTCCCGGTGACCGGGCCGTTGCTGCAACCGGTGGACATCTTCCAGACCACCGATTACGGCGCCTATTTGATGGTGCGTGCTGCAAACATGAAGATCAGCATTGAAAAGGCTTCACTCACCATCGTCAATATCTCGGGAGGCGGTTGCCCGGATGTGCCCTATCTGGCTGCCATGATGGTCGGCAAACCCTTGGCGGACGCTCCCAAACCCCGGGATATCGGCCATACCCTCTGCGGCTACGCCCTGCAGCTGGCGTACGAAGAGATCGTAAAACAATGCTCGTCGTCGTAGGGACCGTGCCTGATCCGGGCATTCCGATCCTGGTTGGAGAGGTGGGTACCTCAGAGGGGCAGATCACTGTTACGGATCGATCGTTTCCGGTCAACCGTGGTACACCGGCTCTTCTGGCGGCTGCGCTCCAGGTCTCCCGCACATTGGGTCAACCGCCGCCTTCGGCCTGTCTTGTCGGAGACATCGGCCTGGGAGACGGCAGCCGCCGTCTGTACCGTTTTCTATGCGAAAACACGGAGCAGATGGAGTGCGATGTCATCGTTTTTCATTACCTCCAACCCGATGTGGACTGGCACAACCGGGTCCTTTTCGCCCTCCAGGAGATGGCCCGAACACCCATTCTCATCGCCGACGCGGGTTTCATGTACGCCGCTAAAATGAGCGGGGAGGCCGAGGCCTACGACCTCTTCACCCCCGATATCGGGGAGCTTTCCTTTCTGGCCGACGAAAAGGCGCCCCACCCCTTCTATACCCGTGGCTTCATTCTCCATATGGAGGAGCGGGTACCGGAGATGATCGCCAGAGCCTACCGGTTCCAAAACGCCGCACGCTGCCTCCTGGTCAAAGGCAACCGCGATTATGTCGCCGACCGTGAAGGAATCCGGGCAATCATCGATTCGCCCAGTGTGGCCACCCTTGAGCCCATCGGCGGCACCGGAGATACCCTCACCGGGATTGCAGCCGCCCTGATAGATTCGGGCATGCCGCTGCAGGACGCCGCACAGATGGCTGCCGGAATCAACCGGCTGGCCGGACACTACGCAAAGCCTACACCCGCCACCCAGGTCTCGGAAATCATCGACCATATTCCCCGGGCCCTGAGGGAGTTGATTCACGCATGAAAACGCCTCCCCAGGATATCCCCAACCCCATCACACCCGAAATGACGGTGCTGGATATTGTCAGCCGTTATCGCGAAACCGAGGCGGTATTCAAAAATTATGACACGTATGCCGGAGAATGTATCTGCTGCAAGGCCTTGTTCGATTCATTGCAGGATGTGGCGGATAGATATGCACTGAACCTGCCGGAACTGCTGGATGCTCTGAACGAAGCCATCCGGCAAGAGTGATGCGACGACAGACACCGGCTTCTTCAATCTCCTCAAGTCCATATGCCGGAACATCAAACCTCGTCAAGCATTCCAGGCCGCTTTATCCCATCAGGGGTTGAGCGTGGGCTGCGCGAGACACAGAAAATGTCCCCACGGTTTCAACTATGATTTCCTTGGTCGAAGCGGTAGTCTTCAGGCAAATTGAACGAATGCGCGTTCACCGGAAGAAGCGCTCCCGCCTAGCACTGGATCGTTCCTCCTCCACAAGGATGATCTTGAACTTCTTGCCTTCCTTATCCGCTCCGAGACTTCTTTCAGGAATAAGAACGCCGTCCTTGAATGAAATGAAACGCAACAAACAATAATGACATGTCGCGTTTCGAAACTCAACGCGACCTACGTGCCGGGATGCATATTGGGACTCCCAATTCCAACATGCAGATTGAATCCAATCACTTTGGATCGCACCCTTTTCATTATCATGTCATTTCTTCGAAGCTAAGATAAGAAGTGAGATGGTACGTCATTTGCCTGGAATTCATCAGG
This region of Desulforhabdus amnigena genomic DNA includes:
- a CDS encoding DUF3343 domain-containing protein, encoding MALFSRFKKKSKPAPLVAAEADRQQADRGILIFENTSEVIQAEKLLKSAGWQVRVMGPPAEIQRGCDLVIEFPLMEKLNIKRMLESAGIPPLETVPVTGPLLQPVDIFQTTDYGAYLMVRAANMKISIEKASLTIVNISGGGCPDVPYLAAMMVGKPLADAPKPRDIGHTLCGYALQLAYEEIVKQCSSS
- a CDS encoding NAD(P)H-hydrate dehydratase yields the protein MLVVVGTVPDPGIPILVGEVGTSEGQITVTDRSFPVNRGTPALLAAALQVSRTLGQPPPSACLVGDIGLGDGSRRLYRFLCENTEQMECDVIVFHYLQPDVDWHNRVLFALQEMARTPILIADAGFMYAAKMSGEAEAYDLFTPDIGELSFLADEKAPHPFYTRGFILHMEERVPEMIARAYRFQNAARCLLVKGNRDYVADREGIRAIIDSPSVATLEPIGGTGDTLTGIAAALIDSGMPLQDAAQMAAGINRLAGHYAKPTPATQVSEIIDHIPRALRELIHA
- the yedE gene encoding YedE family putative selenium transporter, which encodes MLFTKAKDESGQTLKIRRKGKMDSIKRFFASRWGIISVGAFIGVFASLLQKWGNPGNMGICVACFERDMAGALGLHRAEVVQYLRPEIIGFVLGSLIAAYLFKEFRPRAGSAPIVRFILGAFAMIGALVFLGCPWRAVLRLAGGDGNAIFGLAGLVCGIWIGALFLKNGYNLGRTQATYTSVGWLLPLTMVGFLVLMLLYPQVEGEAKSGVLFYSLKGPGAMHAPLAVSLGVGLAIGFLAQRSRFCTMGALRDLILFRQTHLLSGFLALLTFAFVTNLIVGQFKPGFEGQPVAHTQELWNFAGMALAGLAFALAGGCPGRQLFLAGEGDGDSAVFVFGMIVGAAFAHNFGLASSPSGVGPHGIAAVIVGLAVCLFIGFTMRKTAK
- a CDS encoding sulfurtransferase TusA family protein, which codes for MALTVDARGLSCPQPVLMTLDAIKSGSDTEIIVLVDTDTSKENVTRAANSKGWSVTGIQPDGEGYKLTLKKE